AGAGATCTTCGTGATGTATTCTTGACAGTTGACGCTCCCAGGAGATGGGCATCAATTCCCCAGACAGGTTAAATGAAAATACGTATATTCCATCGGGGAACTCCATCAATGAAAAAGGCGAATTCGTCTAAATGAATTGTCATTCCGTCCGCTTGCCGAACCGATTAGATCCTCTCCAGTCTTATAGTCTGGTTCAAGACCGGGATGCCTGACCCAGGTACCAAATTTAGGGGTCTTGCCAGGTAGGAGCATCAGCGTTCTAAAAACAAGTCACAACGAAGAATCTCCTGTTGAACGAAGCATAGAAAAACCTGGGATTTCGTGGTGGTTCCGGTTGCCCCATACGGGGATGTGGCACATAACCAGGGTGCCATCAGATGGTAAGATGGCACCCGTGAGGTGCGGCGAGTCAAAATTTTGAGCAGGATTTTTGCGGTTCCAGCCTTAAGGCACGAAGTTCAGGAGGGGGCGGCGGCCGTATTAACGGGAGAACGAGTGAGGAATAATCTCAGGCGGGACATTAATCATTGACACCCCAAAAAATATGAATCTCCAGACAAAATGATCGGGCATTTCTCCTTAATTAAATTACGGCCCTTACACAAGAATTGGCCTTTCCAGAGCTTATTAATTTTCACGACCACCTAATACCTACCAGACGTTCGAGAATTAAAAGTTTTCAAGATGGGTTGGCCTGTTCCTATCCAACGAATTGACGCGTTTAGGAAATAACGGGTATAAGGCTGGTTGTTCCAGGATGGAAAGAGATTGACCACTTATCCGATTTTTAAAATTTCTGCCCATAAAATTAAGACATGAAAAGTTAGTAAATGGTAGAGTGGGTTTCACCACTAACAGGTGGGAACGGTTTCCGGATTAGCATTAATTTCACGCTAGTTAATTGCCCCTGTTTGACGAGCTCGCCTAACGTATTGAAAATGCAATAAAAGCGCCCGTAGCTCAATGGATAGAGCACTTGACTACGGATCAAGAGGTTACAGGTTCGACTCCTGTCGGGCGCACCATCATCGGTTATTCGTTTTTAGAACCCCTCACATATTTTTCCAAATCCCGACGTGTTGATTTGCTGTGTGCAAGATTGAGGGGGTCTCCAGGCATTTTTCACCTAAGCCATTTGCTTGCTCTTGTCCGTATTGGCTGTCGAAGAGTTTTTCTCAATCCCGATCCGTCATTAGCTTACGAGGCAGTTCGGTAAATATGGCGAGGACTTTTTTCGGCTGCGGTGGGGAGTAGAGGGAGAGAAAAGGCGACTTCCAGGATTTTTTTTGATTCATGTTTGAAAAATTAGAAGAGTCTTGGGTGAAATTCTCAGACATGGTTTCTACCACGCTGAAATATACACGTGTGATTCATTCTGCGGTATGTGCGCTTGGACTCAGTTGCCAGAGGCTCCAACTCAGTATTTTACGGAGAGCCATCATTTCAGGACCGGTGGAAGGATTTGTCCAGGTTTTCAGGTTAAGTTTTTCCAAAGGTTGAATCGCGCGTCGATCCCCAAGGTTCCCAAGGCCCTTGACGGCTTCCGTTTGTATTTTGGGCTCTTCTGTATCCAAAGCTTTCATAAACTGAGTGAATAAGGCGGGAGCATTGCTCTGGGTGGCAATGGCGCTCAAGGCTTGCATAGCGGCTAATCTGTGGTCTGAGTTTGTGGAGGATTCCAGAAATGAAGCCAAGGCAGGGATAGCCTTTTCTCCTTGTTGCCCAAGGGCCGCTAGTGCCGTCGGTGTCAGGGGGGGGGTGGTGAGTGCCTGCTTAAGAGCTTCGAAAGCTTGATCAGAAGCCAGGGTTCCCAAAAGTTTGAGGATTGTCGTTTGTCGGTCAATATTGTTGGAGGATTTCTGAAAGAGCATCAGCAATCTGTCGGTTTGTTCCCATTCAGCCACTAGATACAATGGGAAATCATCCTGTTGAAGTCGGGTGTTTAGAGCAGTCATGGCGAAGGTTCCCGTATCCGAGGCTCCTGCGATTTCCGCAGCCTCACTTGTATCTTCAAATGAAGTGTGAACATCCCAGTTCCAAGGAGGATATTGTTCTCCATAGCGATAAGAAATATGACAGGCGGGGCCTTTCCATAATCGCGAAGTAAGGGCCGGACTGGTATGCCGATGTTTACTCGGGCCGGTGAATGTCTGTCGTTCTTCGCATTTCACCCGTATGACCGCATCGTGAGGTTCTTCTGGAGTTGCGACGATGGTAAATCCTGTGTCCGCCAATCGGTCGGTGACGGTCTTTGTGATAGCTGTGGAGTCCAGGAGTCCTCGCTCCGTGAGCGCGATGGTTTCGACCACTAAGACTTGGGCTCCTATCAGGGGATGAACTGGATGAGCCTCCAGTGGTGTTTGTTGAGCCCAGGATGGTGAGGAAAGAACCATCAGACAGGAAATTCCTCCGACTATTTGCCAAAAGACGGAAAGAGGTGTGAAGAGTGTGCTCATTATGGTACGGACCTTGATGTTCGGGTGAATGAAAAAATGAATTGTGTCGTGCACGAATTTACTTGGTCCTTGAAACCGTCGGTAAGAAGGAGAAAAAGGGGTTCTTAAGGGGGAGAATCTGGGGTCTGAGTAAAGACTCAAATGGAGAAACTAGCCACCCATCACCTATCTTATCAGGCATACAGGTCTAAAAAAAACTAGGTGAGGCAAAAAGGTGCAAGTTATGGAAGGAAATATCGCTATGGTTTCAAAAATCGAATGGTGCCTACATGCTGTTCAACGATGGGGCTTCTCATTTCTCCTTGGCATAGTGTCCATGGGGATTTGCCCAGTTTCGGCCGAAGTCCTCATCACTACGGATTTTGAATCGGGGACCCTTTCTGACTGGACGGTGTTTTCTACCTCGAATGGAACCTTAGGGGGCAAGGGATTTCCTATCGTTGCCCTGTGTGATCTTGGGAACCCGGTTTCTCCCTCTTATTGTCTTCAAGTCCAAGTCGGCCAGCTTCATTTTGCTCCTGCCCATGACGTGCAACAAGGTGGAGGGATTAGTCTCACCACAATGACAATTGCCGGCCTTATTCAGCTCTCAGCCCGTGTGGGGGCCACCTACCATTCTCCCGATTATAAAAGAAATCTGAATGGGGGATTGTTTGAATGGGTTGTTGATGATCAAGTCATAGCCGATTTCGATGTCGGTCCGATGGAAGATGGTATCACGGTTCAGCAACATTTCATTGGAACAGTCCCTGTGGCAGCAGGTCGTCATATCATCCAGCTT
Above is a window of Candidatus Nitrospira neomarina DNA encoding:
- a CDS encoding HEAT repeat domain-containing protein → MSTLFTPLSVFWQIVGGISCLMVLSSPSWAQQTPLEAHPVHPLIGAQVLVVETIALTERGLLDSTAITKTVTDRLADTGFTIVATPEEPHDAVIRVKCEERQTFTGPSKHRHTSPALTSRLWKGPACHISYRYGEQYPPWNWDVHTSFEDTSEAAEIAGASDTGTFAMTALNTRLQQDDFPLYLVAEWEQTDRLLMLFQKSSNNIDRQTTILKLLGTLASDQAFEALKQALTTPPLTPTALAALGQQGEKAIPALASFLESSTNSDHRLAAMQALSAIATQSNAPALFTQFMKALDTEEPKIQTEAVKGLGNLGDRRAIQPLEKLNLKTWTNPSTGPEMMALRKILSWSLWQLSPSAHTAE